A DNA window from Deltaproteobacteria bacterium contains the following coding sequences:
- a CDS encoding response regulator: MLLNEAEQLLVLKMAEELTGASQTVEKRTGSIFSNVERRMRECECETFAEYIHRVDTDPAEKNNLISALTIHTTAWFRENPHFVKFHEILLEAVDRRETFKVWCAACSTGEEVYSFAIVLEEFRSTHPRFDYRIYGSDIDPVSIETAERGVYSAKQINFSLDRYKHHLLFGTGKTAEFFTLSKEIRTRCSFAAHDLRSKARQSNGPFDVVVCRNVLIYFSADGVKQVMNGLISNLKREGTLFLGHSESVAANDFGITSCGHSVYTVGIGRPTEKIKPSADRTDIGQSRPPLAGIPTSGASAGPKTGSFRIEAGPHTGMFSIAKVKSAKPTILAVDDTKTSRQLLAKVFGEFGFDCEAVETTTEATQLLKVKSFDLITLDLQMPGMEGGAWLLTERAKGLKAPVVIVSEIRREDAANVVNLLGKTAQDYIEKSDLLQKSSEVRDTFLEILRSQSGAKSSAGVRSVTNLKEKPSFRPDVILVGASTGGPQALAKLLTRLPHDCPPVVVVQHISGKFSAALADRLSTVSGLTLAKMEDGENLQKGHLYIALDDYHIGVEEDRRGLRLKLSTDLPVNRHRPSVDYLFRSVANTDRSPMAILLTGMGRDGAVGLKGLRERGAYCVAQSEEDCIVFGMPREAINIGAAQFAGNIDDIRANLLASLTLNPKVKAS, translated from the coding sequence ATGTTGTTGAACGAAGCTGAACAGCTATTGGTTTTGAAAATGGCAGAGGAACTTACCGGCGCTTCGCAGACAGTCGAGAAGAGAACTGGATCTATTTTTAGTAACGTTGAAAGGCGGATGCGGGAATGCGAATGCGAGACGTTTGCAGAGTATATTCACCGCGTTGATACAGATCCCGCTGAAAAGAACAATCTCATTTCCGCACTAACGATTCACACGACGGCTTGGTTTCGCGAAAATCCCCATTTCGTAAAGTTTCATGAAATATTGCTTGAAGCAGTAGATCGACGAGAAACCTTCAAGGTTTGGTGTGCTGCGTGTTCGACTGGCGAAGAGGTCTACTCGTTTGCCATTGTCCTTGAGGAGTTTAGAAGCACTCATCCGCGCTTTGACTACCGAATCTATGGCTCAGACATTGATCCCGTCTCGATCGAAACTGCTGAGCGCGGTGTTTACAGCGCAAAGCAGATTAATTTCAGTCTTGATCGGTATAAACATCATTTATTGTTCGGAACCGGAAAAACTGCCGAGTTTTTTACCCTTTCTAAGGAAATTAGAACGCGGTGTTCTTTTGCTGCCCATGACCTTCGTTCGAAGGCCCGACAATCGAACGGGCCGTTTGATGTGGTAGTTTGTAGAAACGTTTTGATTTACTTTTCTGCGGACGGCGTGAAGCAGGTTATGAATGGCTTGATTTCGAATTTGAAACGTGAAGGAACATTGTTCCTCGGCCATAGCGAGTCGGTTGCCGCGAACGATTTTGGAATCACGAGTTGCGGACATTCCGTCTACACGGTGGGTATTGGAAGACCGACGGAAAAAATAAAACCGTCGGCTGATCGAACGGACATAGGGCAGAGCCGGCCACCTCTCGCAGGAATTCCGACTAGTGGCGCGAGTGCCGGACCAAAGACAGGCTCGTTTCGAATCGAGGCTGGCCCGCACACGGGTATGTTCTCTATTGCGAAAGTTAAATCGGCGAAGCCGACAATCCTGGCGGTGGACGACACGAAAACATCTAGACAGCTATTGGCAAAAGTCTTCGGAGAATTTGGTTTCGACTGTGAAGCCGTTGAAACGACAACTGAGGCGACACAACTCTTGAAAGTGAAGTCCTTTGATTTAATCACTCTTGATTTGCAAATGCCCGGTATGGAGGGGGGCGCGTGGCTTTTAACCGAACGTGCGAAAGGTCTGAAGGCGCCAGTTGTCATCGTTAGTGAGATTCGCCGTGAAGATGCAGCCAATGTGGTCAATCTCCTCGGAAAAACTGCGCAGGACTATATTGAAAAGTCTGATTTGCTGCAAAAGTCATCCGAGGTACGAGACACGTTTTTAGAAATCTTGCGTTCACAAAGCGGGGCAAAGTCAAGCGCAGGCGTTCGTTCCGTGACAAACCTCAAGGAAAAGCCATCTTTTCGACCGGACGTGATTTTGGTCGGCGCAAGCACGGGCGGGCCTCAAGCACTCGCAAAGCTCCTCACTCGACTGCCTCACGACTGTCCTCCAGTGGTTGTTGTACAGCATATCTCTGGGAAATTTTCTGCTGCTCTTGCTGATCGATTGTCGACAGTTTCGGGTCTAACCCTGGCCAAAATGGAAGACGGCGAGAATCTACAAAAAGGACACCTTTATATTGCGCTCGATGACTATCACATAGGAGTGGAAGAGGATCGACGTGGTCTTAGACTAAAGCTTTCCACTGATTTGCCAGTCAATCGGCATCGACCGAGCGTTGATTATTTATTTCGATCAGTAGCGAATACCGACCGATCCCCAATGGCCATTCTCTTGACTGGTATGGGGCGTGATGGCGCGGTTGGCCTAAAGGGTCTTCGGGAACGCGGAGCTTACTGTGTTGCGCAAAGTGAAGAGGACTGCATTGTGTTCGGAATGCCGCGCGAAGCGATTAATATTGGCGCGGCGCAGTTCGCGGGGAACATTGACGACATTCGCGCCAATTTGCTTGCGTCACTGACATTGAATCCGAAGGTAAAGGCGAGCTAA
- a CDS encoding DUF2892 domain-containing protein, with product MKQNIHNIERVVRILVGIGLTSMAFVGPANPWFFVGLVPLATGLAGWCPPYAMLGINTCTLGKKRA from the coding sequence ATGAAACAGAACATACATAACATCGAGCGAGTCGTACGAATCCTTGTGGGTATTGGACTTACGTCAATGGCCTTTGTGGGGCCCGCGAACCCATGGTTTTTCGTCGGACTTGTTCCGCTCGCTACCGGCTTGGCTGGCTGGTGTCCACCCTACGCCATGCTTGGAATCAACACGTGCACACTTGGAAAAAAGCGGGCCTAG
- a CDS encoding rhodanese-like domain-containing protein: MKSIYIGILVGALGLLLVVATKSKADPVPAGTIFDQIVDVRTADEFREDHVHGAVNIGVLENSFSEKIAKLDREKIYGVYCRSGGRSAKAKSIMTKLGFKNVINLGSLTQAKQNSKGK, translated from the coding sequence ATGAAGTCGATTTATATTGGAATTCTAGTTGGAGCTTTAGGGCTTCTGCTAGTGGTGGCAACGAAGTCAAAAGCTGATCCTGTGCCCGCCGGAACAATCTTTGATCAGATCGTTGACGTACGAACAGCCGACGAGTTTCGCGAAGATCACGTCCATGGTGCCGTGAATATCGGCGTGCTAGAAAATTCTTTTAGTGAAAAAATCGCGAAACTTGATCGGGAAAAAATCTATGGGGTGTACTGCAGAAGTGGGGGGCGCTCTGCCAAAGCAAAGTCCATAATGACAAAACTTGGATTCAAAAACGTCATCAACCTTGGGTCACTTACTCAAGCAAAACAAAATTCGAAGGGGAAATAA
- a CDS encoding MBL fold metallo-hydrolase has protein sequence MKPVVKEFFDKATWTLTYVVYDEKSKDAVIIDPVWDYEPGASKLSTNSAEQVLGFVQMHDLKVHAILETHAHADHLSGAQILKAKLPSAKIGIGAKITEVQKVFKGFFNLDAEFKTDGSQFDFLLEEGKAVMAGSLKIDTLFTPGHTPACASFVIGDTVFTGDALFMPDYGTGRCDFPAGSAEDLYLSIQKLYKLPDATRVFVGHDYMPNGRPVAFESTIGNEKRNNIQITAETPRSEFVNFRTTRDKTLAAPRLLLPSVQVNIDAGRLPKAEPNGARYLKTPIR, from the coding sequence ATGAAACCGGTCGTAAAAGAGTTTTTCGATAAAGCTACATGGACGCTGACTTACGTGGTTTACGATGAAAAATCCAAAGATGCCGTAATCATTGATCCAGTTTGGGACTATGAACCTGGTGCATCAAAACTTTCGACGAACTCTGCAGAGCAAGTTCTTGGTTTCGTTCAAATGCATGATTTAAAAGTTCACGCGATTCTCGAGACCCACGCACATGCGGATCATTTGTCGGGCGCCCAGATTTTAAAAGCGAAACTTCCGAGTGCAAAAATCGGAATTGGAGCAAAAATCACGGAAGTTCAAAAAGTCTTCAAAGGATTTTTTAACTTGGATGCCGAGTTTAAAACTGATGGCAGCCAATTCGACTTTCTCTTGGAAGAAGGTAAAGCCGTGATGGCGGGAAGTCTAAAAATTGATACACTGTTTACCCCTGGCCACACACCCGCCTGCGCAAGTTTCGTGATCGGCGACACAGTATTTACTGGCGACGCGCTCTTCATGCCAGATTACGGAACAGGACGATGTGACTTTCCAGCTGGCAGCGCCGAAGACCTGTATCTCTCGATTCAAAAGCTTTACAAACTTCCAGATGCTACTCGAGTATTTGTTGGTCATGACTACATGCCGAATGGGCGACCGGTGGCGTTCGAATCAACCATAGGCAATGAAAAGCGAAACAACATTCAAATCACCGCGGAAACACCACGAAGTGAATTCGTGAATTTTCGAACAACTCGAGACAAAACGTTGGCTGCTCCCCGATTGCTTCTGCCAAGTGTTCAAGTCAATATCGATGCTGGCCGTCTACCCAAGGCTGAGCCTAACGGTGCGCGGTATCTGAAAACTCCAATCAGATAG
- a CDS encoding Crp/Fnr family transcriptional regulator yields the protein MEWKGLWSDLPQEIKWTFESQSTNLSLKRGESVYREGDLPTGIYFVKGGLVGLVITAPASGKEHLMRFFRQGQFFGHRALFSEEGYHGSAVALEPTNLKLVNKATIMTAIDKYPKLLRDVVTVLSKELRRCETHQVMILENQILGRIAQSVIYLKDLHPDHNWTRQEIANFCASTVSTVIKALAELEEMGLISQNGRSITVLNRDGLIALHEG from the coding sequence ATGGAATGGAAAGGCCTCTGGTCCGACTTGCCGCAGGAAATTAAATGGACGTTCGAATCGCAGTCGACCAACTTATCGCTAAAGCGTGGCGAATCGGTATATCGCGAGGGCGATTTGCCGACGGGAATCTATTTCGTGAAGGGCGGCCTCGTTGGACTTGTCATCACGGCCCCGGCATCAGGAAAAGAACATTTGATGCGTTTTTTTCGGCAGGGGCAGTTTTTTGGGCACCGTGCGCTTTTCTCGGAAGAGGGTTACCATGGTTCAGCAGTCGCCCTCGAGCCAACGAATCTAAAGCTCGTAAATAAAGCCACCATTATGACTGCGATCGATAAATATCCGAAGCTACTTCGGGATGTTGTGACGGTTTTGTCGAAAGAACTTCGCCGCTGTGAAACCCATCAGGTGATGATCTTAGAAAACCAGATTCTTGGGCGCATTGCACAGTCAGTCATCTACCTCAAAGACTTACACCCGGACCACAACTGGACTCGCCAGGAAATTGCAAACTTTTGTGCGAGCACAGTCTCAACAGTTATTAAGGCGTTGGCAGAGCTCGAGGAAATGGGACTGATTTCGCAGAATGGCCGGTCGATCACAGTCTTAAATCGAGACGGGCTTATCGCGCTGCATGAAGGCTGA
- a CDS encoding MBL fold metallo-hydrolase produces MDNKTTQAGQGSTAKALLENGTIFHQLFEPESSTYTYIIADRQTKEAAIIDPVLETVDRDLKLIDELGLRLVYALDTHIHADHITGAGEIRKRTEAKTAVSRRANVECVDIGLEDGQELTLGSKKINVIATPGHTDTCLTFSFEGMVFTGDALLIRGCGRTDFQQGSADDLFDSVREKLFQLPDDTVVYPGHDYRGLTSTTIGLEKAHNPRLGVKNSREDFKKIMSELKLANPKKIHEAVPANLACGRPKDSRVLHPQVVDGIPEITVEDVLRHLPDAEAGRVKLVDVRRPDEFNNELGHIKGATLVTLGPDLTKFLENGNRAEEIIFVCRSGGRSGTATAESITFGYKFTINMVGGMIRWNEKKYKTEKS; encoded by the coding sequence ATGGACAATAAGACGACACAAGCTGGGCAGGGGTCGACGGCAAAAGCACTTCTCGAGAACGGCACGATATTTCATCAGCTGTTCGAGCCGGAATCGTCGACTTACACCTACATCATAGCGGATCGCCAAACCAAAGAAGCGGCAATCATTGATCCTGTTCTCGAGACAGTAGATCGCGATCTGAAGCTGATCGACGAGCTTGGGTTACGGCTTGTTTACGCTTTAGATACGCACATTCATGCTGATCACATCACGGGTGCTGGCGAAATTCGCAAACGCACAGAGGCGAAAACTGCGGTCAGTCGCCGCGCCAATGTTGAATGCGTGGACATTGGACTTGAGGATGGGCAAGAGCTGACGCTTGGAAGCAAGAAAATTAATGTGATCGCAACACCTGGCCATACAGACACGTGTCTAACATTTAGTTTTGAGGGAATGGTGTTCACAGGCGACGCGCTTTTGATTCGCGGCTGCGGGCGAACAGATTTCCAACAAGGGTCTGCCGACGACCTTTTTGATAGTGTAAGAGAAAAGCTCTTCCAGCTTCCCGACGATACAGTTGTGTACCCTGGGCACGATTACCGTGGACTAACTTCTACGACGATTGGTCTTGAGAAAGCCCACAACCCGCGGCTGGGAGTTAAGAATTCACGTGAAGACTTTAAAAAAATCATGTCAGAGCTGAAGCTCGCGAATCCAAAAAAGATTCACGAAGCAGTTCCTGCCAACTTGGCATGTGGCCGTCCAAAAGACTCTCGCGTGCTTCACCCGCAAGTCGTCGATGGAATACCAGAAATCACGGTCGAGGATGTGCTACGACATTTGCCGGACGCGGAAGCGGGTCGTGTGAAACTTGTCGATGTGCGCCGCCCAGATGAGTTCAACAACGAGCTCGGGCATATCAAAGGCGCGACGCTGGTGACGCTTGGCCCTGATCTCACGAAGTTTTTAGAAAATGGAAACCGTGCCGAAGAAATTATTTTCGTATGCCGCAGCGGCGGACGTTCGGGAACTGCAACGGCCGAAAGTATCACGTTTGGGTACAAGTTCACCATCAATATGGTGGGTGGAATGATTCGCTGGAATGAAAAGAAATATAAAACGGAAAAATCTTAA
- a CDS encoding YeeE/YedE family protein — protein sequence MQPEWINALIGGAIIGISVSVMLLFNGRVTGISGIINGALTPQKGDTLWRVLFILGLVLGGFTLRGLNASVFEADMATSDWTTVVAGLLVGFGTIMGSGCTSGHGVCGISRMSIRSIVSTVTFIAAGVAAVALFRQLGIF from the coding sequence ATGCAACCTGAATGGATCAACGCCCTTATCGGTGGCGCAATCATCGGAATCTCAGTTTCGGTGATGCTGTTGTTCAACGGCCGGGTCACTGGCATTAGTGGCATTATCAATGGAGCCTTGACTCCGCAAAAAGGAGACACGCTTTGGCGCGTGCTTTTTATTTTGGGTCTTGTCTTGGGCGGCTTTACCTTGCGCGGACTCAATGCGTCCGTTTTTGAGGCTGACATGGCAACTTCAGATTGGACCACTGTTGTGGCCGGTCTCCTCGTGGGATTTGGCACGATTATGGGAAGCGGCTGCACCAGTGGACATGGAGTTTGTGGTATCAGCCGGATGTCGATTCGGTCGATTGTTTCAACTGTAACCTTTATTGCAGCAGGCGTTGCCGCAGTTGCACTGTTTCGCCAACTGGGAATTTTCTAG
- a CDS encoding YeeE/YedE family protein, which produces MNAAIAALAVGFIFAVGLGISGMTRPSKVVGFLDLFGNWDPSLIFVMAGAIAVHFVTYKVIRKRSSPLLVPNWQVPTKTELTPALVIGAVLFGAGWGLGGFCPGPAMTSLASLQTKPAIFVISMLVGMYLFKFLDKKMKLQK; this is translated from the coding sequence ATGAACGCGGCTATTGCGGCCCTTGCCGTCGGATTTATTTTCGCTGTTGGTTTAGGGATCTCAGGAATGACGAGACCGAGTAAGGTCGTCGGTTTTTTAGATCTCTTTGGCAACTGGGATCCGTCACTGATATTTGTGATGGCCGGTGCAATCGCCGTCCACTTTGTAACTTATAAAGTTATCCGAAAACGCTCGTCTCCTTTGCTGGTTCCTAACTGGCAAGTGCCGACGAAAACGGAATTGACTCCTGCGCTTGTTATCGGCGCAGTTTTGTTTGGCGCCGGCTGGGGGCTTGGAGGATTTTGCCCTGGTCCGGCGATGACGTCTCTAGCAAGTCTCCAGACAAAGCCCGCGATATTTGTGATCAGTATGTTAGTGGGAATGTACCTTTTTAAATTTCTCGATAAAAAAATGAAACTTCAGAAATGA
- a CDS encoding sulfite exporter TauE/SafE family protein → MELLGYIASIFMGLSLGMIGGGGSILTVPILVYLFGIDPILATAYSLFIVGLTALFGGFGYLKKGEVDIKTGFIFAVPSFIGVYLTRRYVVPSLPDPVFSVGEIAISKSLLIMLVFAVLMLAASVSMIRAKKTTENPKAPLSPAMRFGLISLEGLIVGGVTGFVGAGGGFLIIPALVVLVGMPMKIAVGTSLFIIAAKSLIGFVGDLQGTAVIDWKLMLIVAAIAIVGLFLGMSLSKKVSETALKKGFGYFVLLMGAFILFDQIKRM, encoded by the coding sequence ATGGAACTTCTAGGATACATCGCATCGATATTCATGGGGCTTTCTTTAGGCATGATTGGCGGGGGAGGATCGATACTGACAGTTCCGATTTTGGTTTACCTTTTTGGAATTGATCCCATTCTTGCAACGGCCTATTCACTATTCATCGTGGGTCTGACGGCCTTGTTTGGCGGCTTTGGCTATCTTAAAAAGGGCGAAGTTGACATTAAGACGGGTTTCATTTTCGCCGTGCCAAGCTTCATTGGAGTATATCTCACAAGACGCTACGTAGTACCTAGTCTTCCTGATCCAGTTTTCAGTGTCGGAGAAATTGCAATTAGTAAATCGCTACTGATCATGTTGGTCTTTGCGGTCCTGATGCTAGCGGCGTCAGTCTCGATGATCAGGGCAAAGAAAACGACCGAAAACCCCAAGGCACCACTCTCCCCGGCAATGAGGTTTGGTCTTATTTCGCTTGAAGGTCTAATCGTTGGAGGCGTGACCGGCTTTGTCGGTGCCGGTGGAGGATTCTTGATAATTCCCGCGCTTGTCGTTTTGGTGGGAATGCCGATGAAAATCGCCGTCGGTACATCGTTATTCATAATCGCGGCGAAGTCATTGATTGGTTTCGTCGGCGATCTTCAAGGCACCGCTGTTATCGATTGGAAGCTTATGCTTATCGTCGCGGCGATCGCGATCGTAGGGCTCTTCTTGGGTATGAGCCTCTCGAAAAAGGTTTCCGAGACTGCGCTAAAGAAAGGTTTTGGATACTTCGTTCTGCTCATGGGAGCATTCATTTTGTTTGATCAAATTAAGCGAATGTAA
- a CDS encoding NAD(P)/FAD-dependent oxidoreductase: MAKSSFRVLILGAGTGGISVAAKLARSIDASSIAIVDPSENHYYQPMWTIAGAGLADKTSTERFTRDLIPDGVTWLKERVAAVDPVAKTVSLTHGLKVGYDYLVVATGLKLNWDKIDGLEGNLGKNGICSIYEYNQVDQTAAMIQRFQGGTAVFVMPPVPIKCAGAPQKIMYLAENVFRLNGVRHKAKIQFATAGKAMFGIPTFANALEKIAREKDIEPKFLHKIVGVDAEKKEAHFDVTDADGKVTRQSLKYDLLHLVPAMSAHPYVAESGLAFADGDQKGWLEVDKFTLQHLKYPNIFGVGDVTGVPNSKTGAAIRSQYPIVVKNLVSVMNGKPPVEKYNGYSSCPLITEIGKVMLAEFGYDGKLMPTFPLDPSVPRRMMWHLKKDILPTLYWQGMMRGLA, from the coding sequence ATGGCGAAATCATCCTTTCGAGTTTTGATTCTGGGTGCCGGTACCGGAGGAATTTCTGTCGCTGCTAAATTAGCGCGGTCCATTGACGCTAGCTCGATCGCGATCGTCGACCCGTCTGAAAATCATTACTATCAACCTATGTGGACAATTGCTGGGGCCGGCCTGGCAGACAAAACATCGACCGAAAGATTCACCCGTGATCTTATCCCTGACGGCGTTACGTGGCTGAAGGAACGGGTTGCGGCGGTCGATCCGGTCGCGAAAACCGTGTCTCTGACTCATGGGTTGAAGGTCGGTTACGACTATCTAGTCGTCGCCACCGGGCTAAAACTTAATTGGGATAAGATCGATGGCCTCGAAGGTAACCTAGGGAAAAATGGAATCTGTTCCATCTATGAGTACAATCAAGTCGATCAAACGGCAGCGATGATCCAACGGTTTCAAGGTGGTACCGCTGTATTTGTCATGCCGCCTGTTCCAATCAAGTGCGCAGGTGCACCTCAGAAAATCATGTACCTTGCTGAAAATGTATTCCGATTGAATGGTGTCCGTCACAAGGCGAAGATACAATTCGCAACCGCCGGTAAGGCCATGTTCGGGATACCAACCTTTGCAAACGCACTAGAAAAAATCGCAAGAGAAAAAGATATTGAGCCAAAGTTTCTTCATAAAATCGTCGGTGTAGATGCCGAAAAAAAAGAAGCCCACTTCGACGTTACTGATGCCGACGGAAAGGTGACCAGACAAAGTTTAAAATATGATTTGCTGCATTTGGTCCCGGCAATGTCTGCACACCCTTATGTGGCCGAATCTGGATTGGCTTTCGCCGACGGAGATCAAAAAGGTTGGCTTGAGGTCGATAAATTCACTCTTCAACATCTTAAATACCCGAATATTTTTGGCGTGGGTGACGTTACTGGAGTTCCCAATTCTAAGACTGGCGCAGCGATAAGATCGCAGTATCCAATAGTCGTGAAAAACCTCGTCTCGGTAATGAACGGAAAGCCGCCCGTTGAAAAGTACAATGGCTACTCGTCGTGCCCGTTGATTACTGAGATTGGGAAAGTGATGCTCGCTGAATTTGGCTACGATGGAAAGTTAATGCCGACATTCCCGCTTGATCCATCGGTTCCGCGGCGGATGATGTGGCATTTGAAGAAGGACATTCTTCCTACGCTCTATTGGCAAGGAATGATGAGAGGTCTTGCATAG
- a CDS encoding c-type cytochrome, with the protein MSHASGEFGKGSDSKASAVQQSQQNNSNYAMIALFSILVVISIWALFSAFESPKKMEESKKKLESVTSASVSNRKIIAPDFSKTGDGPEGESIRRGKALLENTHALLPKYVGAKINCTSCHLASGTTPQAGPWVGIVTKFPQYRSRSGKMDTLPDRVNDCFERSLNGKRLPLESRQMTDIITYMTWLSNGYEVGAKIEGSGMPKLKIQRAPDMGNGKIVYQAKCASCHQANGNGSYDAIGKKIIFPPLWGSDSYNIGAGMARLHTAAGFVKHNMPLGQGGSLTDDEAWDVAAYFTQMKRPDFGSKAKDWPKGEKPEDARY; encoded by the coding sequence ATGTCACATGCTAGCGGTGAATTTGGCAAAGGATCCGACTCCAAGGCTTCAGCAGTACAACAGAGTCAGCAAAACAACTCAAACTACGCAATGATAGCGTTGTTTTCGATATTGGTGGTTATCTCGATCTGGGCGCTTTTCAGCGCGTTTGAGAGTCCGAAGAAAATGGAAGAATCCAAGAAGAAACTAGAGTCTGTAACTTCCGCAAGTGTTTCCAATAGAAAAATCATTGCACCTGATTTCTCAAAAACCGGCGATGGCCCTGAGGGGGAAAGTATTCGCAGGGGAAAAGCTCTGCTTGAAAATACTCATGCTCTATTGCCCAAGTATGTAGGTGCGAAAATCAATTGCACCAGTTGTCACCTTGCGAGTGGGACGACTCCTCAAGCAGGACCGTGGGTTGGAATTGTCACAAAGTTTCCTCAGTATCGTTCTCGCTCCGGGAAAATGGACACATTGCCAGATCGAGTGAACGACTGCTTCGAGCGAAGTCTCAACGGCAAGCGGCTTCCGCTTGAAAGTCGACAAATGACCGACATCATCACCTATATGACTTGGCTTTCAAATGGCTATGAAGTCGGTGCAAAAATCGAAGGAAGCGGAATGCCCAAACTAAAGATTCAACGGGCGCCGGATATGGGAAACGGAAAAATAGTCTACCAAGCGAAATGCGCTTCCTGCCATCAGGCAAACGGCAATGGAAGTTACGATGCTATTGGTAAAAAAATTATTTTTCCACCGCTGTGGGGATCGGACTCATACAACATCGGAGCCGGAATGGCGCGGCTTCACACGGCGGCCGGTTTCGTAAAGCATAATATGCCCCTTGGCCAAGGTGGAAGTTTGACAGACGACGAGGCGTGGGACGTCGCAGCCTATTTCACCCAGATGAAGCGACCGGACTTTGGTTCAAAAGCCAAAGATTGGCCTAAAGGGGAGAAGCCTGAAGATGCGCGCTATTAG
- a CDS encoding DUF2490 domain-containing protein gives MRAIRFFLTLILNFVIVLLFTGGAAIASDEVWGVFQFRMKLQGSQQVFAEYVRRDRGGLFESRNLDLFRLSYGAKIEDSSWGYLVGGAFIDFETGGNERRLHQFAVYNRTFANVAGVIGRFGFEQRQFTGDDSIYWRIRNRLQLNLLPQFSIGPSVYDEILYAVDGRTRFATGFNENRFGVGLRYHREDFEVLIYHTAAHLKTLRREDRVEWLQLQTIYSF, from the coding sequence ATGCGCGCTATTAGGTTTTTCCTCACCTTGATTCTGAATTTTGTCATTGTGCTACTGTTCACTGGTGGCGCAGCGATCGCCAGCGACGAGGTTTGGGGAGTTTTTCAGTTTCGAATGAAGCTACAGGGTAGTCAGCAGGTATTTGCTGAATATGTTCGGCGCGATCGAGGTGGTCTTTTTGAAAGTCGCAATCTGGATTTATTTCGATTATCTTATGGCGCGAAAATCGAGGATTCGTCTTGGGGCTACCTCGTGGGCGGCGCATTTATAGATTTTGAAACTGGGGGAAACGAGCGTCGGCTTCATCAGTTTGCTGTTTATAACAGAACATTCGCAAACGTCGCAGGAGTCATCGGGCGTTTTGGTTTTGAGCAACGGCAATTTACGGGTGACGATAGCATTTATTGGCGAATTAGAAATCGTCTTCAGCTGAATTTGCTTCCTCAATTTTCTATCGGCCCCTCGGTTTATGATGAAATTTTATATGCAGTAGACGGTCGAACGAGATTTGCTACTGGGTTCAATGAAAACAGATTTGGAGTTGGCCTACGCTATCATCGTGAAGATTTTGAAGTGTTGATCTATCACACGGCGGCCCACCTAAAAACTCTAAGGCGAGAAGATCGTGTCGAGTGGCTTCAGCTTCAGACTATTTATTCGTTCTAG
- a CDS encoding tellurite resistance TerB family protein produces the protein MNTKFLLEQLLGNSTDHSKNNSSLPNSRQNIPDDLSSILTGKGGAALAGGALGLLLGSKSGRKMGGKVLKYGGLAVIGTLAYKAYQNHQKQDGKAGTPPIQPLGQLSPSQEEAHSKAILIALIAASKADGHIDGREREMIDSEVRKITDDPQLQRWFETELAKPLDPAEVAKHSADEAMATEMYLASLLAIDEQNFMEKAYLGELARQLNIPPGLQAELERQAKKASELA, from the coding sequence ATGAATACCAAGTTCTTGCTTGAACAATTATTGGGGAACAGCACTGACCACTCTAAGAACAATTCGTCGTTACCTAATTCGAGACAGAATATTCCCGATGATCTCTCTTCGATACTTACCGGAAAAGGGGGCGCCGCTTTGGCGGGAGGTGCGTTAGGACTTTTGCTTGGCAGTAAGTCGGGTAGAAAGATGGGGGGCAAGGTACTTAAATATGGCGGTCTTGCCGTAATTGGGACCCTCGCGTACAAGGCCTACCAAAACCACCAGAAGCAAGACGGAAAAGCTGGCACTCCCCCGATACAGCCGCTTGGGCAACTCTCTCCGTCTCAGGAAGAAGCACACAGTAAAGCTATTTTGATCGCCCTGATCGCCGCCTCGAAAGCCGATGGACACATCGACGGACGAGAGCGTGAAATGATTGATAGCGAGGTTCGCAAAATTACAGATGATCCGCAGCTGCAGCGCTGGTTTGAAACCGAACTCGCAAAACCGCTGGATCCAGCAGAAGTTGCTAAGCATTCGGCGGATGAAGCGATGGCGACCGAAATGTACCTTGCAAGTCTCCTGGCTATAGATGAACAAAACTTTATGGAGAAAGCCTACCTAGGTGAGCTAGCTAGGCAGTTAAATATACCGCCCGGACTTCAAGCGGAGCTTGAACGACAAGCAAAGAAAGCAAGCGAGCTCGCTTAA